From the genome of Triticum aestivum cultivar Chinese Spring chromosome 3B, IWGSC CS RefSeq v2.1, whole genome shotgun sequence, one region includes:
- the LOC123065071 gene encoding zinc finger CCCH domain-containing protein 1 isoform X1, with protein sequence MPTETETPISFAILSTASKRKRFQPDPDCGGRKSPEIQAPSFRRPAAMEGECPAAPTRRWAENVIVLSSGRPPRSEEAAVVAGQGQHQRTDAPPEKLYYKTRLCDKYEATGRCVYEDGCTFAHGRAELRPPVPPHAHAVWRRPPDQEHGGRIVYGGGKACHNFRDRGHFGDKLASPHAAAPAPPGHPIRITGDQKLLADERRSATPPAMPPAARRYAALGPARAFPPVPAPATRDRLRQMPEEDGGKKPNRLMLMSLRKTSGIYGDWPEQC encoded by the exons ATGCCAACCGAAACAGAAACCCCAATCAGTTTCGCAATCCTCAGCACAGCCAGCAAACGGAAGCGATTCCAACCCGATCCCGACTGCGGAGGCCGGAAATCCCCCGAAATCCAAGCCCCCTCCTTTCG GCGGCCAGCGGCCATGGAGGGGGAGTGCCCCGCCGCTCCGACGCGCCGCTGGGCGGAGAACGTGATCGTGCTGTCCTCGGGGAGGCCGCCGCggtcggaggaggcggcggtggtggcggggcaGGGGCAGCACCAGCGCACGGATGCGCCGCCGGAGAAGCTCTACTACAAGACCAGGCTCTGCGACAAGTACGAGGCCACCGGCCGCTGCGTGTACGAGGACGGTTGCACCTTCGCGCACGGCCGCGCCGAGCTGCGCCCGCCGGTCCCTCCCCACGCCCACGCCGTTTGGCGCAGGCCGCCCGACCAGGAGCACGGCGGCAGGATCGTCTACGGCGGCGGCAAGGCGTGCCACAACTTCAGGGACAGGGGCCATTTCGGGGACAAGCTCGCCTCCCCCCACGCCGCCGCGCCGGCACCACCTG GTCACCCGATTCGCATCACCGGGGACCAGAAGCTGCTGGCGGACGAGCGGAGGAGCGCCACGCCGCCCGCGATGCCACCCGCAGCGCGGCGCTACGCTGCTCTGGGCCCCGCCAGGGCGTTTCCGCCGGTGCCTGCCCCGGCCACGCGTGATCGTCTTCGCCAGATGCCCGAGGAGGACGGTGGCAAAAAGCCCAACAGGCTGATGCTCATGAGCCTCCGGAAGACCAGCGGCATCTACGGCGACTGGCCGGAGCAGTGCTGA
- the LOC123065071 gene encoding zinc finger CCCH domain-containing protein 1 isoform X2, which translates to MEGECPAAPTRRWAENVIVLSSGRPPRSEEAAVVAGQGQHQRTDAPPEKLYYKTRLCDKYEATGRCVYEDGCTFAHGRAELRPPVPPHAHAVWRRPPDQEHGGRIVYGGGKACHNFRDRGHFGDKLASPHAAAPAPPGHPIRITGDQKLLADERRSATPPAMPPAARRYAALGPARAFPPVPAPATRDRLRQMPEEDGGKKPNRLMLMSLRKTSGIYGDWPEQC; encoded by the exons ATGGAGGGGGAGTGCCCCGCCGCTCCGACGCGCCGCTGGGCGGAGAACGTGATCGTGCTGTCCTCGGGGAGGCCGCCGCggtcggaggaggcggcggtggtggcggggcaGGGGCAGCACCAGCGCACGGATGCGCCGCCGGAGAAGCTCTACTACAAGACCAGGCTCTGCGACAAGTACGAGGCCACCGGCCGCTGCGTGTACGAGGACGGTTGCACCTTCGCGCACGGCCGCGCCGAGCTGCGCCCGCCGGTCCCTCCCCACGCCCACGCCGTTTGGCGCAGGCCGCCCGACCAGGAGCACGGCGGCAGGATCGTCTACGGCGGCGGCAAGGCGTGCCACAACTTCAGGGACAGGGGCCATTTCGGGGACAAGCTCGCCTCCCCCCACGCCGCCGCGCCGGCACCACCTG GTCACCCGATTCGCATCACCGGGGACCAGAAGCTGCTGGCGGACGAGCGGAGGAGCGCCACGCCGCCCGCGATGCCACCCGCAGCGCGGCGCTACGCTGCTCTGGGCCCCGCCAGGGCGTTTCCGCCGGTGCCTGCCCCGGCCACGCGTGATCGTCTTCGCCAGATGCCCGAGGAGGACGGTGGCAAAAAGCCCAACAGGCTGATGCTCATGAGCCTCCGGAAGACCAGCGGCATCTACGGCGACTGGCCGGAGCAGTGCTGA